A genomic segment from Nicotiana sylvestris chromosome 1, ASM39365v2, whole genome shotgun sequence encodes:
- the LOC138890192 gene encoding uncharacterized mitochondrial protein AtMg00820-like → MQEELDQFNKNQVWKLIPKPESVPVTGTKQVLRNKLNEDGKVVRNKARLVAQGYSQQEGVDYDETFAPVARLESIRILQAYASFKGFSLFQMDVKSDFLNGFIEE, encoded by the coding sequence ATGCAGGAAGAGTTAGATCAATTCAACAAAAATCAAGTATGGAAACTGATACCCAAACCTGAAAGTGTTCCTGTAACTGGAACAAAACAGGTTTTAAGAAATAAATTGAATGAGGATGGAAAAGTTGTAAGAAACAAAGCCAGATTAGTTGCTCAAGGATATTCACAAcaagaaggagtcgactatgacgaAACCTTTGCCCCAGTAGCTCGACTGGAATCTATACGGATTCTTCAGGCATATGCATCCTTTAAGGGATTTAGTCTATTTCAGATGGATGTTAAAAGTGACTTTTTGAATGGTTTCATTGAAGAATAA
- the LOC138890199 gene encoding secreted RxLR effector protein 161-like yields the protein MSNAKAIVTPMSPSKSLDKDEHGIPIDETKYHGMIGSLLYLTASRPNIMFSVCKYASFQSSPKESHLYLIGTVCHGLWYPRSNTFKLNGFSDADLAGDKEDRKGTSGICQLLGKALISWNSKKQGSVALSTTEAEYIAIGKCYAQLLWMYHQLGDYELSFKPIPIFCYNSSAICVSKNPVHHSREKHIDI from the coding sequence ATGAGCAATGCTAAAGCTATTGTCACACCAATGAGTCCTTCAAAAAGTCTCGATAAAGATGAACATGGAattcctattgatgaaactaagTATCATGGAATGATTGGCTCACTTCTTTATTTAACTGCTAGTCGACCGAATATTATGTTTAGTGTATGTAAATATGCCAGCTTTCAGTCATCTCCTAAGGAATCACATCTATATCTCATTGGAACTGTCTGTCATGGACTATGGTATCCTCGTTCTAACACGTTTAAATTAAATGGCTTTTCAGATGCTGATCTTGCAGGTGATAAGGAAGATAGAAAAGGCACAAGTGGAATATGTCAATTACTTGGCAAAGCATTGATATCTTGGAATAGTAAAAAACAAGGATCAGTTGCATTATCCACGACTGAAGCTGAATACATCGCTATTGGAAAATGTTATGCACAATTACTATGGATGTATCATCAACTTGGTGACTATGAATTATCATTTAAGCCTATACCGATTTTCTGTTATAATTCTAGTGCTATATGTGTCTCTAAAAATCCTGTGCATCATTCTAGGGAAAAGCATATAGACATCTAG